A part of Paenibacillus donghaensis genomic DNA contains:
- a CDS encoding polymorphic toxin-type HINT domain-containing protein yields MKSNTLRFKLLIIFLCLAIVLPNLSTDYSLPTVQAQESGQPSNSLTSLFEEPKEPSASSSYPAPDVNYEPQITHEYLFDEDLNRNNLSRALNQKILEVPEVTWETKVEVIKQKYAKSQARARGLMSTSAKLEPIALSTEDIKKLMELGANIEDIYELAYLSSEQQMEPFELYQKKVEYKSSWDLFRQSLPTSDLARVTESVYSTDLAPLSIQELSVADSVYSVTQTVYDQLLGKRFKGTILTSLDYNISSVFNDFQMEVINQTAKPQFSDRSLSSETVDPSSGSLTWKDTQISLPGRDGLDLNIGVMFNGNQAQLIDPQVGAYNFNNRRYDLGTGWSFRFPSVERDNYGNISYHDGQGAIYNVTTSSENELENYTHLKGYKGKDMRFVFDAAQTFNSGQYGSDYYLEYADGKREYFGGYDNVLLGIKDRFGNVITFKYEGKPSDHGAQLLLSEINDSLGRKVLFQYDYIKNARLEPNQETPEERITVSVLKASGEQSEQVTYTRKRVTYELHRVYPGGYYDRACPGIAVPVLTSITRQNGEKTQFSHIVGNFFYNTQLKDFKPWDSYTENTAYIKLWEVKYPHSLTKYNYEYGKRNYGYYGAMVTEYVSSRYDQMIKSGAFTGEYNKVEYSRNGSYDAYPTYYEQDKYPAEFTYSTAASQKASSGNIDTKYTFNGKGQLLSTEQMAQNGEKTVIRNSAFHPLFSQSPTLSESLDFGAGDNDSTANKLYSDFTYDEWGNIASATQPLTESQRNNPGLKQKYTTSYSYEPNFRFISGKSWYQNENDAAPSSESYTYTAQGRVNSFTNPLGEVSSYTYENAPDGSGKLHRITETKTSAGQLVAKTVTVLGAETGYAYPTEQQQYFNVNQPNEQAVRKTIRYDMASGRVLEERDGNDRVTSYQYDALGRTQKVTYPNTTNDLGVIYSEVDEINYYNNTGHHEFDAENAGTSTLKVDTVKTITQVSTGANIKTYRNTLYNGFGLALMEEQWDEYSGKWTHSEYHYDNYGRPIYAADPAGNITTVGYDAWGRQNRAVDPFGNIYVSDSNLKQRHSISYLIDVRTNEKLNYVEEYNDQWGNQTSKRTFKTWPQTSAPIGESYRYDLLGNVTAYTDPNQNLNNEGVTTSYRYDRLNRLISLKDALNQTSAYGYDGNGQIISSTIQAAGGSPQTINTKTYNELGLQTIKRDAASLNETQHYNNLGLVQQKTDRMGTVSDYRYDERSQLKSASYKGTVNGVAQTQEKRLIFGDGGPRYQTSQTYMNGGQSASRTLYIDSFGRARQKTERVGSHSSIIRTGYNILGQVTEVNDDYLAFNTQYKYNKLRLDQVQTNGNGVVNNSAAVNVQYQYTGSGQVASLTYPTLTDSSLLKTEYQYKKALGWVESVTNWKGSTVLSKSEYEYDNNGNITKSIETRKDQATETSSYTYDALNRLLTVTRADGSREAYTYDLRGNRLTLESKTSIEAAFAETTYGYDLLNTLTTLSQGGKTTHFTYYADGLRFKKVTGNSQTQYNYNLNGEVITEEKNSGQKANYVRGDRVLVKKDKTAGKDYYYLYNGHGDVVQIVDTSGKPVNTYSYDVWGNITNQTEGISNPFKYTGEIYDEETGLYYLRARYYDPSMGRFLNEDTVEGQITNPLSLNLYTYVGNNPLIYVDPSGNVWKWVGDGWKMVKSAAVAVANFMVVDDIRTIIDPNASTFDKSLAIAGFIPVGKFIKGGKIVVKLISKEGKVIERAVEKTVKNEKAIAKALGCNCFTAGTKVQTEDGEKPIEEIEVGDKVLAKSDETGDVAYKEVVGLFQKQADEIYNVHIGDEIIEATGEHPFWLDGKGWTFVRDLKGGDLLVSSDGSKLAIDKIEKEPREATVYNFEVADFNSYFVSNLGIWVHNCFTKISFQTDLFKRYEGHVFSADHIKDGIMKLGSDKKSIFSSITGKIGSVDSSKLKQGSNQMHTKINGYDVTLRFYVNDNGTIINVNAFMGTADRVIGNLVK; encoded by the coding sequence TTGAAATCCAATACATTAAGATTCAAGTTACTTATTATTTTCTTGTGCCTTGCCATTGTCCTACCCAATCTATCAACAGATTACTCACTTCCAACCGTACAAGCACAAGAGAGTGGACAGCCATCGAATTCATTAACATCACTTTTTGAGGAACCTAAAGAACCTTCAGCTTCCTCTTCTTACCCTGCACCGGATGTGAATTACGAGCCCCAGATTACTCATGAATATTTATTTGATGAAGATTTGAACCGAAATAATCTCAGCAGAGCATTAAATCAAAAGATATTGGAAGTGCCGGAAGTCACATGGGAAACCAAGGTTGAAGTTATCAAACAAAAATATGCAAAGTCTCAAGCAAGAGCACGAGGACTCATGTCTACATCTGCCAAGCTTGAACCTATTGCGCTATCTACAGAAGATATTAAGAAACTAATGGAGCTCGGAGCCAACATCGAAGATATATATGAATTGGCTTATTTAAGCAGCGAACAACAGATGGAACCCTTCGAGCTATACCAGAAAAAAGTAGAATACAAGAGTTCATGGGATTTGTTTAGACAATCTTTACCTACTTCGGATCTTGCTAGGGTAACGGAATCCGTTTATAGCACAGATCTGGCCCCTCTGTCTATCCAAGAACTAAGTGTAGCCGACAGCGTGTATTCCGTAACTCAAACAGTCTATGATCAACTTCTGGGAAAAAGATTTAAAGGTACGATCCTCACTTCACTAGACTATAATATCAGTAGTGTGTTTAACGATTTTCAGATGGAAGTGATTAATCAGACCGCTAAGCCACAGTTCTCAGATCGGTCATTATCCAGCGAGACGGTAGATCCCTCTTCAGGATCGCTTACTTGGAAAGATACCCAGATCAGTCTGCCGGGCAGAGATGGACTGGATCTCAACATCGGAGTGATGTTTAATGGAAACCAGGCCCAGCTCATCGACCCGCAGGTTGGGGCGTATAATTTCAACAATAGAAGATATGATCTGGGTACAGGGTGGAGTTTCCGCTTCCCATCGGTAGAGAGAGATAATTACGGAAATATCTCGTATCATGATGGTCAAGGTGCAATCTATAATGTTACGACTTCTTCAGAGAATGAATTGGAGAACTATACCCATCTTAAAGGCTATAAAGGCAAAGATATGCGTTTTGTCTTCGATGCTGCCCAAACCTTTAACAGCGGCCAGTACGGGTCCGATTATTATCTGGAATATGCAGATGGGAAAAGAGAATATTTTGGCGGATATGACAATGTCCTGCTGGGCATCAAAGACCGTTTTGGTAACGTAATCACCTTCAAATACGAAGGTAAACCTTCAGATCATGGAGCTCAGCTCTTGTTGTCCGAAATTAATGACAGTTTGGGACGAAAGGTACTTTTCCAATATGATTACATCAAGAACGCCAGATTGGAGCCGAATCAGGAAACGCCCGAAGAACGGATTACGGTGTCCGTTCTGAAAGCTTCGGGTGAACAAAGCGAGCAGGTCACCTATACCCGAAAGCGAGTGACCTACGAACTGCATAGAGTCTATCCCGGAGGCTACTATGACCGCGCGTGCCCGGGAATCGCAGTCCCTGTATTAACGTCGATTACCCGCCAAAACGGAGAAAAGACGCAATTTTCACACATTGTGGGTAATTTCTTTTATAACACGCAACTGAAGGATTTTAAACCTTGGGATTCCTATACGGAGAACACCGCGTACATTAAATTATGGGAGGTGAAGTACCCTCACTCTCTGACCAAATATAACTATGAATATGGAAAGCGGAATTATGGTTATTACGGGGCCATGGTCACTGAATATGTAAGCTCACGCTATGACCAAATGATAAAATCAGGTGCGTTTACCGGTGAATACAATAAGGTGGAGTATAGCAGAAATGGAAGTTATGATGCTTACCCTACATATTATGAACAAGATAAGTATCCGGCTGAATTCACGTATTCCACGGCTGCCAGTCAAAAGGCGTCAAGTGGAAATATAGATACCAAGTACACCTTTAATGGGAAGGGACAACTGCTCTCTACAGAGCAAATGGCCCAAAATGGCGAGAAGACAGTGATACGAAATTCGGCGTTTCACCCTCTGTTCTCCCAATCGCCAACCCTAAGTGAAAGTCTGGACTTTGGAGCTGGAGATAATGACAGCACAGCCAATAAGCTCTACTCTGACTTTACCTACGATGAGTGGGGGAACATCGCCAGCGCTACCCAGCCGCTAACCGAGAGTCAGCGAAACAACCCGGGACTCAAACAGAAATATACGACAAGCTATAGTTATGAGCCCAACTTCAGGTTTATATCCGGTAAATCGTGGTATCAGAATGAGAACGATGCAGCACCAAGCTCAGAAAGCTATACGTATACTGCTCAAGGCCGGGTTAATAGCTTTACTAACCCGCTGGGTGAGGTCAGCAGCTACACTTATGAGAATGCCCCAGATGGTTCAGGTAAACTCCACCGAATCACCGAAACCAAAACGTCTGCAGGACAGTTGGTTGCTAAAACGGTTACTGTTCTTGGTGCTGAAACAGGATATGCGTATCCTACGGAGCAGCAGCAATACTTCAATGTGAATCAACCGAACGAGCAAGCTGTAAGAAAGACTATCCGTTATGACATGGCCAGTGGACGGGTGTTGGAAGAAAGAGATGGAAATGATCGCGTCACCTCTTACCAATACGATGCGTTAGGGAGAACCCAGAAAGTTACGTATCCAAACACAACAAATGATCTCGGTGTCATCTATAGCGAAGTCGACGAAATTAATTATTATAATAATACTGGACATCATGAATTCGATGCCGAGAATGCAGGCACATCAACTCTCAAAGTAGATACTGTAAAGACTATTACCCAAGTATCTACAGGGGCAAATATTAAAACCTATCGCAATACACTATATAATGGTTTCGGTTTAGCTTTAATGGAAGAACAGTGGGACGAGTATTCGGGAAAATGGACGCACAGTGAATATCATTATGACAACTATGGCCGGCCGATCTATGCAGCAGATCCGGCTGGAAATATTACTACGGTCGGTTATGATGCTTGGGGCAGACAGAATCGGGCGGTTGACCCCTTTGGAAATATCTATGTCTCAGACAGCAATCTGAAACAACGCCATAGTATTAGTTATCTGATCGATGTTCGAACGAACGAGAAGCTGAATTATGTGGAAGAATATAACGATCAATGGGGAAATCAAACCTCTAAACGAACCTTTAAGACCTGGCCCCAGACTTCAGCGCCGATCGGCGAATCGTATCGGTACGATCTGTTAGGGAATGTCACGGCCTATACGGATCCGAATCAGAACCTGAATAATGAAGGGGTGACGACCAGTTACCGGTATGACCGATTAAACCGTCTGATTTCACTCAAGGATGCGTTAAACCAAACAAGCGCCTATGGGTATGATGGCAACGGTCAAATCATCAGCTCGACTATTCAGGCAGCAGGTGGCAGTCCGCAAACAATAAATACCAAAACCTATAATGAATTAGGATTACAGACCATTAAAAGAGATGCGGCATCTCTAAATGAAACCCAGCACTACAACAACCTGGGATTAGTGCAACAAAAGACGGATCGAATGGGGACGGTTTCGGACTATCGTTATGATGAGCGGAGTCAGCTGAAGAGCGCCAGCTATAAGGGAACTGTTAATGGAGTCGCGCAAACGCAAGAGAAGCGCCTTATCTTTGGTGATGGCGGTCCGCGTTATCAGACTTCGCAGACCTACATGAACGGGGGACAATCGGCAAGTCGTACCTTGTATATCGATAGTTTCGGACGTGCTCGCCAAAAGACGGAGAGAGTAGGGAGTCATAGTTCCATCATTCGGACCGGATATAATATTCTGGGGCAGGTTACCGAAGTAAATGATGACTATCTGGCGTTTAATACACAGTATAAGTACAATAAGCTGCGTCTCGACCAAGTTCAAACCAATGGCAATGGCGTAGTTAATAACAGCGCAGCCGTAAATGTTCAGTATCAGTATACCGGTTCTGGACAAGTGGCAAGCCTCACCTATCCGACTTTGACAGATAGCAGTCTCTTAAAGACCGAATACCAATACAAGAAGGCACTGGGCTGGGTCGAAAGTGTGACCAACTGGAAGGGCAGCACCGTGTTATCCAAGTCGGAATATGAGTATGACAATAACGGGAATATCACCAAATCGATCGAGACGAGAAAGGATCAAGCGACGGAAACGAGCAGTTATACGTATGATGCGTTAAACCGGCTACTCACCGTCACCCGAGCGGATGGCAGCCGAGAAGCGTATACCTATGATTTAAGAGGGAATCGATTAACGCTGGAGAGTAAAACCTCTATAGAGGCAGCTTTTGCAGAAACCACGTATGGGTATGATCTGCTTAATACATTAACGACACTCAGCCAAGGCGGCAAGACGACCCACTTCACGTATTATGCAGATGGGCTGCGGTTCAAAAAAGTGACAGGGAACAGTCAAACCCAATACAACTACAACTTGAACGGAGAAGTCATTACCGAAGAGAAAAATAGCGGGCAGAAAGCCAATTATGTACGAGGCGACCGGGTACTGGTGAAAAAAGACAAAACGGCGGGAAAGGATTATTATTATCTGTACAATGGTCACGGAGATGTGGTACAGATTGTAGATACGAGCGGTAAGCCGGTGAATACGTATTCGTATGATGTATGGGGTAACATTACCAACCAAACCGAAGGGATTTCGAATCCGTTTAAGTATACGGGCGAAATCTATGATGAAGAGACTGGGCTTTACTATCTACGGGCACGGTATTATGATCCGAGTATGGGACGGTTTTTGAATGAGGATACGGTTGAAGGGCAGATTACGAACCCCTTATCGTTAAACCTGTATACTTATGTAGGTAATAATCCGCTCATCTATGTAGACCCAAGTGGGAATGTGTGGAAATGGGTTGGAGACGGTTGGAAGATGGTGAAGTCAGCGGCTGTCGCTGTGGCAAATTTTATGGTCGTTGACGATATTCGGACGATTATCGATCCGAATGCCTCAACGTTCGATAAATCGCTCGCTATTGCAGGTTTCATCCCCGTAGGTAAATTTATTAAGGGCGGTAAAATAGTTGTAAAGCTGATTAGCAAGGAAGGTAAAGTAATTGAGAGAGCAGTTGAAAAAACGGTAAAAAATGAAAAGGCGATCGCTAAAGCGTTAGGGTGTAATTGTTTTACAGCAGGGACGAAGGTGCAAACAGAGGATGGGGAGAAACCTATCGAGGAAATCGAGGTAGGGGACAAGGTTCTCGCAAAGTCTGATGAGACTGGAGATGTGGCATATAAAGAGGTCGTAGGGCTGTTCCAAAAGCAGGCTGATGAAATTTACAATGTCCACATTGGTGATGAAATCATCGAGGCTACGGGTGAGCATCCGTTCTGGTTGGATGGCAAGGGATGGACGTTTGTCAGAGACCTAAAAGGTGGCGACTTGCTTGTTTCGAGTGACGGTTCTAAACTGGCAATAGATAAAATTGAAAAAGAGCCACGCGAAGCAACGGTTTATAACTTTGAAGTTGCGGACTTTAATTCATACTTTGTTTCGAACCTTGGGATTTGGGTGCATAACTGCTTTACAAAAATTAGCTTCCAGACAGATTTATTTAAGCGATATGAGGGTCACGTATTCTCAGCCGACCATATTAAAGACGGTATAATGAAGTTAGGGAGTGACAAAAAATCTATATTCAGTAGTATAACTGGAAAAATCGGATCTGTAGACTCCTCCAAGTTAAAACAAGGTTCAAACCAAATGCACACCAAAATTAATGGATATGATGTAACGTTAAGATTTTACGTTAATGATAATGGTACAATTATTAACGTGAATGCCTTTATGGGAACTGCTGACAGGGTAATTGGAAACCTCGTTAAATAA
- a CDS encoding GBS Bsp-like repeat-containing protein, translating into MRKIRVTVVTLFSLFLYIAIGHSTHALAEGSTDSRYILKDVGDHSQRQNIYIYNRGRLETEILKDNSMVNYSYDRNGNLLKRVKSTSSEPYVFSSSAQSYDIYLKGVSKGIQQVHFPTWTQQGDQDDVEWILGEKISEGVWKATVVLSKHGYEKGVYITHMYADGKMIANANAEVKDTMKITSPREVSMADGPYEVKIEGVGSTVSEVSFPTWSLKNGQDDLENPWIQGERITDNTWRILIPFNKHNYDTGVYATHIYATDKYGNSSVLGGTNVNVKGEAGGSKEIDLAGVSYDVFIYGIDPKIQSVHFPTWTANKGQDDLEWIQGVKIGEGAWKGTVVYSKHNSETGRYITHIYSNNTNFLGAWEYDVTHSTLVKAPTTAKVSSGYYDISIEGVPSNVTLVEFPAWTLNNGQDDIEWIRGERVSSNKWQARISFNKHNNESGVYATHIYAHDAYGNSLGIGGANVNVGN; encoded by the coding sequence GTGCGAAAAATAAGAGTAACTGTTGTAACACTATTTTCACTGTTCTTGTATATCGCAATCGGTCATAGTACACATGCGCTGGCGGAAGGAAGCACAGACTCAAGATATATCTTAAAGGATGTAGGGGATCATTCCCAACGGCAGAACATTTACATTTATAACCGGGGGAGATTAGAGACTGAAATTCTAAAAGATAACTCGATGGTGAACTATAGCTATGACAGGAATGGAAACCTGCTCAAACGAGTCAAGTCTACCTCTTCAGAACCCTACGTTTTTAGTAGTTCCGCACAGTCGTATGATATCTATCTTAAAGGAGTCTCCAAGGGGATACAGCAGGTACATTTCCCTACATGGACTCAACAGGGTGATCAAGATGATGTGGAATGGATCTTAGGAGAAAAGATTTCCGAAGGGGTGTGGAAAGCAACCGTCGTCCTATCGAAGCATGGCTATGAAAAGGGAGTATATATCACTCATATGTATGCCGACGGAAAAATGATAGCTAACGCCAATGCGGAAGTAAAAGATACGATGAAAATTACGTCTCCAAGAGAAGTGTCCATGGCAGATGGACCCTATGAAGTGAAGATAGAAGGAGTAGGCAGCACAGTCAGTGAAGTTAGCTTTCCAACCTGGTCTTTGAAGAATGGCCAAGATGATCTGGAGAATCCATGGATCCAAGGTGAGAGGATAACGGACAACACCTGGAGAATTCTAATCCCGTTCAATAAACATAACTACGATACGGGAGTATATGCGACACATATCTATGCAACAGACAAGTATGGGAACTCCTCAGTACTTGGGGGAACAAACGTCAATGTAAAAGGCGAAGCAGGAGGATCGAAAGAAATAGATCTCGCTGGAGTATCCTACGATGTTTTTATTTATGGGATAGATCCTAAAATTCAGAGTGTACATTTCCCTACGTGGACAGCTAACAAGGGACAGGATGATCTGGAATGGATACAGGGTGTCAAAATTGGAGAAGGTGCCTGGAAAGGTACCGTAGTGTACTCCAAGCATAATTCAGAGACTGGCAGATATATCACTCATATCTACTCTAATAACACCAATTTTCTTGGAGCTTGGGAGTACGATGTTACCCATTCAACTCTTGTAAAGGCGCCTACCACTGCAAAGGTCAGCAGCGGATATTATGACATATCTATTGAAGGAGTACCTTCGAATGTAACGTTAGTGGAGTTCCCGGCGTGGACATTAAATAATGGACAAGATGACATAGAGTGGATTCGAGGAGAACGTGTAAGCTCTAACAAATGGCAAGCGAGGATTTCGTTCAACAAGCACAACAATGAATCTGGGGTTTATGCCACTCATATCTATGCTCATGATGCATATGGGAACAGTCTTGGTATCGGTGGCGCTAATGTGAATGTTGGGAATTAG
- a CDS encoding carbohydrate binding domain-containing protein produces the protein MNKRALCMSLFAFLSIIFVISEASAEKYLYDSKNQLIELTTTYGTVKYSYDLNGNRIKTKLNNNLISNSSFEIDQNIEGVADGWSVHIDQGIIGKYDLTTAVVSEGKQAQMISASSIPKLGNAMNIWQEFSVSGGNPYNLKGKVKLEGMSRSKFSVILFYYDSNGQMIGGITPNEFTQNTADWVTINGNFAPPSNAATVRLHLHLHAIAANGTGTVYIDGLSARKGEVTNLLFNSQFEDGFSNAGTADGWSVHIDQGIIGKYDLTTAVVSEGKQAQMISASSIPKSGNAMNIWQEFLVSGGNPYNLKGKVKLEGMSRSKFSVILFYYDSNGQMIGGITPNEFTQNTADWVTFNGNFAPPSNAATVRIHLHLHASADKASGKVYLDDFSINRN, from the coding sequence ATGAATAAAAGAGCATTATGTATGAGTCTATTTGCATTCTTAAGCATTATCTTTGTTATCTCTGAAGCAAGTGCAGAAAAATATCTGTATGACAGTAAAAATCAATTAATTGAGTTAACAACAACATACGGAACTGTGAAATATAGTTACGATTTGAATGGAAATAGGATAAAAACCAAATTAAATAACAATCTAATCAGCAATTCCAGTTTTGAAATCGATCAAAACATAGAAGGCGTAGCAGATGGATGGTCAGTACATATTGATCAAGGCATCATTGGAAAATACGATCTAACCACAGCGGTAGTATCGGAGGGGAAACAGGCGCAAATGATCTCAGCATCCTCCATTCCTAAATTGGGAAATGCGATGAATATTTGGCAGGAGTTTTCAGTTTCCGGAGGCAATCCTTACAATTTGAAAGGTAAAGTAAAGCTAGAAGGCATGAGTCGATCAAAGTTTTCGGTGATTCTCTTCTACTATGATTCTAATGGACAAATGATTGGCGGTATTACTCCTAATGAATTCACTCAAAATACTGCGGATTGGGTAACCATTAATGGAAACTTTGCTCCACCCAGTAACGCGGCTACAGTTCGACTCCATCTTCATCTTCATGCCATAGCTGCTAATGGAACTGGCACGGTCTATATCGACGGCCTATCAGCACGCAAGGGAGAAGTGACTAACCTGCTGTTTAACTCCCAATTTGAAGATGGGTTTAGCAACGCTGGTACGGCAGATGGATGGTCAGTACATATTGATCAAGGCATCATTGGAAAATACGATCTAACCACAGCGGTAGTATCGGAGGGGAAACAGGCGCAAATGATCTCAGCATCCTCCATTCCTAAATCGGGAAATGCGATGAATATTTGGCAGGAGTTTTTGGTTTCTGGAGGCAATCCTTACAATTTGAAAGGTAAAGTAAAGCTAGAAGGCATGAGTCGATCAAAGTTTTCGGTGATTCTCTTCTACTATGATTCTAATGGACAAATGATTGGCGGTATTACTCCTAATGAATTCACTCAAAATACTGCGGATTGGGTAACTTTTAATGGAAACTTTGCTCCACCCAGTAACGCGGCTACAGTTCGCATCCATCTTCATCTTCATGCCTCAGCAGATAAAGCATCAGGCAAAGTATATCTAGATGATTTCTCAATAAATAGAAATTGA
- a CDS encoding winged helix-turn-helix transcriptional regulator, with the protein MSMAEYKGKVKNIQDTPFGYTLSVIGGKWKMVIIYLLAENQPVRFNDLKRQIGAITYKTLSSQLKELEADGMVMRKEYPQVPPKVEYSLTDKAETLLPVLEELCEWGAKNQNN; encoded by the coding sequence ATGAGTATGGCTGAATACAAAGGTAAAGTTAAAAATATTCAAGACACACCTTTTGGTTATACATTGTCAGTCATCGGTGGTAAATGGAAGATGGTTATTATTTACCTCCTAGCAGAAAATCAACCGGTTCGCTTCAATGATCTGAAAAGACAGATAGGAGCTATTACTTATAAAACCTTGAGTTCACAACTTAAAGAATTGGAAGCGGATGGTATGGTGATGCGCAAAGAGTATCCTCAGGTTCCCCCTAAAGTCGAGTATAGTCTCACAGATAAAGCGGAAACACTATTACCCGTTCTGGAAGAGTTATGTGAGTGGGGAGCAAAAAACCAAAATAATTAA
- a CDS encoding RidA family protein: MTNIKTYNHGVAWEEGNGVTQGYSVNGTIYISGQFSHDMEGAFVGEGDIEAQTRQTLENLDRVLAGFGVARSNLAYVEIYLTHAQEHSEPCIRLFKEYMGQHRPAGSLIGVTYLASPEQLVEISAVAHTD, translated from the coding sequence ATGACGAATATCAAAACCTATAATCACGGTGTGGCATGGGAAGAAGGTAACGGCGTCACCCAAGGTTACAGCGTCAACGGCACCATCTACATTTCAGGACAATTCTCCCACGATATGGAGGGCGCGTTCGTTGGAGAGGGCGATATCGAGGCACAGACCCGGCAGACACTTGAGAATCTTGATCGCGTGCTGGCGGGATTTGGTGTTGCGAGGTCGAACCTCGCTTATGTGGAGATCTATCTGACACATGCGCAAGAGCATTCCGAGCCATGCATTCGGCTGTTCAAGGAATACATGGGACAACACCGGCCGGCCGGAAGTCTCATCGGCGTAACATACCTGGCGTCCCCTGAGCAACTGGTTGAAATTAGCGCGGTCGCACACACCGACTAA
- a CDS encoding helix-turn-helix transcriptional regulator, with product MKIDRLLSIVMVLLERKTMSAKALAEMFEVSLRTIYRDMDSISQAGIPLVSSPGINGGFQIMQEYKLDKKLFTTDDMTAILMGLGSLTSMLGKEEWVHTRAKVTSLLPNEQVREIELRSSQITIDLKPWMGNHKVTTALPLLKKALQERVLLSFM from the coding sequence ATGAAGATTGACCGACTTCTCTCGATTGTTATGGTACTGCTGGAACGTAAAACGATGAGCGCCAAAGCGTTGGCTGAGATGTTTGAGGTTTCACTGCGTACCATTTACCGGGATATGGATTCGATTAGTCAGGCAGGAATCCCATTGGTATCTTCTCCGGGCATAAATGGCGGATTCCAGATCATGCAGGAATATAAGCTGGACAAAAAACTGTTTACCACGGATGACATGACTGCCATTCTGATGGGACTGGGAAGCCTGACTTCAATGCTGGGCAAGGAGGAGTGGGTACACACCCGGGCAAAAGTGACCAGTCTTCTTCCCAACGAGCAAGTACGTGAAATTGAATTGAGATCCAGTCAGATCACCATTGATTTAAAGCCTTGGATGGGCAATCACAAGGTGACAACTGCACTCCCTCTGCTGAAGAAGGCCTTGCAGGAACGGGTGTTGCTCTCTTTCATGTAA
- a CDS encoding pyridoxamine 5'-phosphate oxidase family protein: MSRNTIQEYTQILEHTNRLALATAIDQVPNVRIVNFVYDASRPGILYFTSDRDNRKVTEFTLNNQVAFTVIPEQGIAHIRSSQAVVRKSDLTLGEIKELFIAKVPGYDETLKAIGEMLEVFEIQMKEATVVTGFDEPAVVHF, from the coding sequence ATGAGCAGAAATACCATACAGGAATATACGCAGATTCTGGAGCACACCAACAGACTGGCCCTGGCGACAGCTATAGATCAGGTCCCGAATGTCCGAATTGTCAACTTTGTTTATGATGCAAGCCGCCCGGGTATTCTGTACTTCACTTCGGACCGCGACAATCGTAAGGTAACCGAGTTTACCCTTAATAATCAGGTGGCCTTTACAGTGATTCCGGAACAAGGGATTGCACACATCCGTTCTTCTCAGGCGGTCGTCCGCAAAAGCGACCTCACACTTGGTGAGATTAAGGAATTGTTCATTGCCAAGGTTCCCGGATATGATGAAACGCTCAAGGCTATTGGAGAAATGCTGGAGGTGTTTGAGATACAGATGAAAGAAGCCACCGTTGTAACTGGCTTTGATGAACCTGCGGTAGTGCATTTCTAG